Proteins encoded in a region of the Geobacillus genomosp. 3 genome:
- a CDS encoding phosphatidylserine decarboxylase, whose amino-acid sequence MRKWLYRLLIELTNHSLSSKLLASFARSRLSAPLIPSYAKIYHINQEEMEKSLKNYKTLQQLFVRRLKAGIRPVDADEHAVVSPVDAVIEEMGTIQKTSEMIVKGKPYSIAEMLGSIEAAQPYVNGFFFILYLSPSHYHRIHSPISGVIEKQWTLGRKSYPVNRLGLKYGRRPLEKNYRLITEVTAGGKRMAIVKIGAMFVNSIELTHKGERLVKGEEMAYFSFGSTVVLLFERGSFAPDPRIAAPMPVKVGERIGYWR is encoded by the coding sequence TTGCGAAAATGGCTGTATCGTTTGTTGATTGAGTTGACCAATCACTCGCTTTCCTCGAAGCTGCTCGCTTCGTTTGCCAGATCGCGCCTCAGCGCGCCATTGATACCATCGTATGCGAAAATTTATCATATTAACCAAGAAGAAATGGAAAAAAGCTTAAAAAATTATAAAACATTGCAGCAGCTGTTCGTCCGCCGACTCAAAGCCGGAATCAGACCGGTTGATGCTGACGAGCATGCGGTTGTCAGCCCGGTTGATGCGGTCATTGAGGAGATGGGAACGATCCAAAAAACCAGTGAAATGATTGTCAAAGGGAAACCGTATTCGATTGCGGAAATGCTTGGAAGCATTGAGGCCGCGCAACCATACGTGAACGGGTTCTTTTTTATTCTGTATTTGAGCCCGAGCCATTATCACCGCATTCACAGCCCAATATCTGGCGTGATCGAAAAACAGTGGACGCTCGGCCGTAAATCGTATCCTGTTAATCGTCTCGGTTTAAAATACGGTCGGCGGCCGCTGGAAAAAAATTATCGCCTCATCACAGAGGTCACAGCCGGCGGCAAGCGGATGGCAATCGTAAAAATTGGCGCTATGTTCGTCAACAGCATCGAGCTGACCCATAAGGGGGAACGGTTGGTAAAAGGGGAGGAAATGGCGTACTTTTCGTTCGGCTCGACGGTTGTGCTGCTGTTTGAACGGGGAAGCTTTGCGCCCGACCCGCGCATTGCCGCGCCGATGCCGGTGAAAGTCGGCGAGCGGATCGGCTATTGGCGCTAG
- the pssA gene encoding CDP-diacylglycerol--serine O-phosphatidyltransferase: MFLSDYLDYTLKKLKANMANILTMTNLSLGGFSVLTTLNGQLHMSVLLIFLAAFVDRFDGAVARKLNIESELGKQLDSMSDIVSFGVAPALLMYEALFREFGAPGAVFTILYVACGAFRLARFNITENNGYFSGLPITAAGVLMTLGYLAIPYFPPQSFMFLALILSFLMVGTFKLKKV, from the coding sequence TTGTTCTTATCCGATTATCTAGATTATACGTTAAAAAAGCTAAAGGCAAACATGGCCAACATTTTGACGATGACAAACTTATCGCTCGGCGGTTTTTCTGTCTTGACTACGCTGAACGGCCAGCTTCACATGAGCGTGCTTCTCATTTTTTTAGCAGCGTTTGTCGACCGCTTTGACGGCGCAGTCGCCCGCAAACTGAACATCGAATCCGAACTCGGCAAGCAGCTTGACTCGATGAGCGACATTGTTTCTTTCGGCGTCGCGCCCGCCTTGTTGATGTACGAAGCTTTGTTCCGCGAATTCGGTGCGCCGGGAGCGGTGTTCACTATTTTGTATGTCGCCTGCGGCGCCTTCCGTCTCGCCCGCTTTAACATCACGGAGAACAACGGCTATTTCTCCGGGCTGCCGATCACGGCCGCCGGGGTGCTGATGACGTTAGGTTACTTGGCCATTCCGTACTTTCCGCCGCAGTCGTTTATGTTTTTGGCGCTGATTTTATCGTTTTTAATGGTCGGGACGTTTAAACTGAAAAAAGTATGA
- a CDS encoding sporulation histidine kinase inhibitor Sda has product MKYLSDELLIESYFKAKELNLSPEFIELIEKEIQRRSLTHKIKLSS; this is encoded by the coding sequence ATGAAATATTTATCTGATGAGCTGTTGATCGAATCGTATTTTAAGGCGAAAGAGCTCAACTTAAGCCCGGAATTTATTGAACTGATCGAAAAGGAAATCCAGCGCCGGTCATTGACTCATAAAATTAAGCTGTCCTCATGA
- the motA gene encoding flagellar motor stator protein MotA: MDKTSIIGMILGIVAVGLGMYFKGVSPAVLINPAALLIILVGTAAAVTIAFPTKEIKKVPKLLKIIFTEPATPTVEQLIPLFVDWANIARREGLLALEAKLDDIEDPFLRNGLGMAIDGQTQEFIRDVMTEEIAAMEERHEANAAIFAQAGTYAPTLGVLGAVIGLIAALGNMENIAELGEAISAAFVATLLGIFTGYVLWHPFANKLRRKSKEEAKVRYIMIEGVLSILEGQAPRMIEQKLASYLPESERHQVLAQGETVNG; this comes from the coding sequence TTGGACAAAACATCGATTATCGGTATGATTCTTGGCATTGTTGCCGTTGGACTTGGCATGTATTTTAAAGGCGTGTCGCCCGCTGTTTTAATCAATCCGGCCGCCCTCTTAATTATTCTTGTCGGGACAGCCGCGGCGGTTACGATTGCTTTTCCAACGAAAGAAATCAAAAAAGTGCCAAAGCTGTTAAAAATCATTTTTACCGAGCCGGCCACCCCGACGGTTGAGCAGCTCATCCCGCTGTTTGTCGACTGGGCAAACATCGCCCGCCGCGAAGGGCTGTTGGCGCTCGAGGCGAAGCTCGATGACATCGAGGATCCGTTTTTGCGCAACGGGCTGGGCATGGCGATCGACGGACAGACGCAAGAGTTCATCCGTGATGTGATGACGGAAGAAATTGCGGCCATGGAAGAACGGCACGAGGCGAACGCCGCCATTTTTGCACAGGCCGGCACATACGCGCCGACGCTCGGGGTGCTTGGCGCTGTCATCGGCTTAATTGCCGCGCTTGGGAACATGGAAAATATCGCTGAGCTCGGCGAAGCGATCAGCGCCGCGTTTGTCGCGACACTGCTCGGGATTTTCACCGGTTACGTGCTTTGGCATCCATTCGCCAACAAATTGCGGCGAAAATCAAAAGAAGAAGCGAAAGTGCGCTACATCATGATTGAAGGAGTGCTGTCCATTTTGGAAGGACAAGCCCCACGGATGATCGAGCAAAAACTCGCTTCCTACTTGCCGGAAAGCGAGCGTCATCAAGTGCTGGCACAAGGGGAAACGGTCAATGGCTAA
- the gltP gene encoding glutamate/aspartate:proton symporter GltP, whose amino-acid sequence MKKIGLAWQIFIGLILGIVVGALFYGNPKVAAYLQPIGDIFLRLIKMIVIPIVVSSLIVGVANVGDVKKLGKLGGKTIIYFEIITTIAIVVGLLAANVFQPGAGVNMKSLEKTDIQSYIDTTNEVQHHSMVETFVNIVPKNVFEALSTGNMLPIIFFSVMFGLGVAAIGEKGKPVLRFFQGTAEAMFYVTNQVMKFAPFGVFALIGVTVSKFGVASLLPLSKLVVLVYAVMAFFVLVVLGGVARLVGINIFHIIKILKDELVLAYSTSSSETVLPKIIEKMERFGCPKAITSFVVPTGYSFNLDGSTLYQALAAVFIAQLYGIDMPLSQQISLVLVLMVTSKGIAGVPGVSFVVLLATLGTVGIPVEGLAFIAGIDRILDMARTAVNVIGNALAAVVMSKWEGQYNEEQGKQYMAELRQSA is encoded by the coding sequence GTGAAGAAAATTGGACTAGCTTGGCAAATTTTTATCGGCCTTATCCTCGGGATTGTCGTCGGGGCTCTTTTTTATGGGAATCCTAAAGTAGCGGCATATTTGCAACCGATCGGGGACATTTTTCTCCGTTTAATTAAGATGATCGTCATTCCGATTGTTGTCTCGAGCTTAATTGTTGGCGTCGCCAACGTCGGCGATGTGAAAAAGCTCGGGAAACTGGGCGGCAAAACGATTATTTATTTTGAGATTATCACAACGATTGCGATTGTCGTCGGCCTCTTGGCAGCGAACGTATTCCAGCCGGGTGCGGGCGTCAATATGAAGTCGCTGGAGAAAACCGATATTCAATCATACATTGATACGACGAACGAAGTGCAGCACCACTCGATGGTGGAAACATTCGTTAACATCGTGCCGAAAAACGTGTTTGAAGCGTTGTCGACCGGCAATATGCTGCCGATCATTTTCTTTTCGGTCATGTTTGGATTAGGAGTAGCGGCGATCGGTGAAAAAGGAAAACCGGTGCTTCGCTTTTTCCAAGGCACTGCCGAGGCGATGTTTTACGTCACCAACCAAGTGATGAAGTTCGCGCCGTTTGGCGTCTTCGCCCTCATCGGTGTGACGGTATCGAAGTTTGGCGTCGCTTCGCTCCTCCCGCTCAGCAAGCTCGTCGTGCTCGTTTACGCGGTCATGGCTTTTTTTGTGCTAGTTGTGCTCGGCGGCGTGGCCAGATTGGTGGGCATAAATATTTTTCATATTATTAAAATCTTAAAAGATGAATTAGTGTTGGCATATAGCACATCGAGCTCTGAAACGGTGCTGCCAAAAATCATCGAAAAAATGGAGAGATTCGGGTGCCCGAAAGCCATTACGTCGTTTGTCGTTCCGACGGGCTATTCGTTTAACTTGGACGGCTCGACGCTGTATCAGGCATTGGCCGCCGTCTTTATCGCCCAGTTGTACGGCATCGACATGCCGCTTTCACAGCAAATTTCGCTCGTGCTCGTCCTGATGGTCACCTCGAAAGGAATTGCGGGTGTTCCGGGCGTTTCGTTCGTCGTCTTATTGGCGACGCTTGGTACGGTCGGCATTCCGGTCGAAGGGCTGGCGTTTATCGCCGGGATTGACCGCATTTTAGATATGGCGCGCACGGCTGTGAACGTAATCGGCAACGCGCTTGCGGCCGTCGTCATGTCGAAATGGGAAGGACAATATAACGAAGAGCAGGGAAAACAATATATGGCGGAGTTGCGGCAAAGCGCCTGA
- the motB gene encoding flagellar motor protein MotB, with protein sequence MAKKKKHSHDEHMSESWLIPYADLLTLLLALFIVLFSSSQIDQKKFQQIAHAFSTAFAGGTGVLEFQSPVEPITPPAQDEEGRQPEREPSPVVSEQEKKELGQVKEKIDAYIRQNKLDGKLQTSLTDEGVAITILDDILFDSGSAEVRMKDRHLAREIAALLVMNPPRNVIISGHTDNVPIHNEQFASNWELSVMRAVNFMKVLLENKQLDPRYFSAKGYGEYKPIASNATAAGRMKNRRVEILILPRTEISRSQSPAQ encoded by the coding sequence ATGGCTAAGAAAAAGAAACACTCGCATGATGAGCATATGAGCGAATCTTGGCTTATTCCGTACGCCGATTTGCTGACACTGCTGCTTGCTCTGTTCATCGTCTTATTTTCAAGCAGCCAAATTGATCAAAAAAAGTTTCAACAAATCGCGCACGCCTTCAGCACCGCCTTTGCCGGCGGAACCGGCGTCCTTGAATTTCAAAGCCCGGTGGAGCCAATCACCCCGCCGGCCCAAGATGAAGAAGGGCGGCAACCGGAAAGGGAGCCCTCTCCGGTTGTAAGCGAACAAGAAAAAAAAGAGCTCGGGCAAGTGAAAGAAAAAATCGACGCTTATATCCGCCAAAACAAGCTTGATGGAAAGCTGCAAACTTCTTTGACTGACGAAGGGGTGGCCATCACGATTTTGGACGACATTTTATTCGATTCCGGCAGCGCGGAAGTGCGCATGAAAGACCGGCACTTGGCAAGAGAAATTGCCGCTTTGCTTGTCATGAATCCGCCGCGCAACGTGATCATCAGCGGCCATACGGACAACGTGCCGATCCATAACGAACAGTTTGCCTCTAACTGGGAACTTAGCGTCATGCGTGCCGTCAACTTTATGAAAGTGTTGCTTGAAAACAAACAGCTTGACCCACGCTATTTCAGCGCGAAAGGCTACGGCGAATACAAGCCGATCGCTTCGAACGCGACCGCCGCCGGCCGGATGAAAAACCGGCGCGTCGAAATTTTAATTTTGCCGCGCACCGAGATCAGCCGTTCACAATCGCCCGCCCAATAA
- a CDS encoding YqeG family HAD IIIA-type phosphatase gives MLHYFLPSQFTKRVIDIAPDELKKKGVKGIITDLDNTLVEWDRPGATPELAAWFEAIKRAGIKVVIVSNNNKRRVQSFAEPLGIPFIFEARKPLTRAFLQALEMMGLKKEEVVVIGDQLLTDVLGGNRVGLNTILVVPIAQTDGVWTRFNRKIERKILSAMRKKGMIYWEE, from the coding sequence ATGCTTCACTATTTTTTACCAAGCCAGTTTACGAAGCGCGTCATTGACATTGCGCCGGACGAGTTGAAGAAAAAAGGAGTAAAAGGGATTATCACCGATCTCGACAATACGCTTGTTGAGTGGGATCGGCCAGGTGCGACACCTGAGTTGGCCGCCTGGTTTGAGGCGATCAAGCGGGCGGGCATTAAGGTTGTGATCGTATCGAATAATAATAAACGACGCGTGCAGTCGTTTGCCGAACCGCTTGGCATCCCGTTCATTTTCGAAGCGCGCAAACCGCTGACCCGCGCGTTTTTGCAGGCGTTGGAGATGATGGGGCTGAAAAAGGAAGAAGTCGTTGTCATCGGCGATCAGTTGTTGACCGATGTGCTCGGTGGCAACCGTGTCGGATTAAATACGATCTTAGTCGTTCCGATCGCCCAGACGGACGGGGTATGGACACGCTTTAACCGGAAAATAGAGCGGAAAATTTTAAGTGCCATGCGGAAAAAAGGGATGATTTATTGGGAGGAATGA
- a CDS encoding nicotinate-nucleotide adenylyltransferase, which produces MGKVGIFGGTFDPPHYGHLIMANEVLDALQLSQIWFLPNRIPPHKQYEQVTKSEDRLRMLELAVAGHPRFHIETIELEREGPSYTYDTIRQLVAMHPDDEFYFIIGADMVEYLPNWHRIDELIELVTFVGVKRPGYSMETPYPVIEVEAPQFAVSSSLIRKRVQNGQTIRYLVPEGVRLYIEEKGLYGARTGVADCETAADGAALRAYAWRCRNGR; this is translated from the coding sequence ATGGGAAAAGTCGGGATTTTCGGCGGAACGTTCGATCCGCCTCATTACGGCCATTTGATTATGGCGAATGAAGTGCTCGATGCCCTTCAGTTGTCACAAATTTGGTTTCTGCCCAACCGCATTCCTCCCCATAAGCAGTACGAACAAGTGACGAAAAGCGAGGATCGGCTCCGCATGCTGGAGTTGGCCGTGGCCGGCCATCCGCGCTTTCATATTGAGACGATCGAGCTTGAGCGGGAAGGGCCTTCCTATACGTACGACACGATTCGCCAGCTTGTTGCGATGCACCCGGATGACGAGTTTTATTTCATTATCGGCGCGGATATGGTCGAATATTTGCCGAACTGGCATCGCATCGATGAACTTATTGAGCTCGTGACCTTTGTCGGGGTGAAACGCCCCGGTTATTCCATGGAGACGCCATACCCAGTCATCGAGGTGGAGGCGCCGCAATTTGCCGTCTCTTCCTCACTCATTCGCAAGCGGGTGCAAAACGGTCAGACGATCCGTTACCTCGTGCCGGAAGGCGTCAGACTTTATATTGAGGAGAAGGGGTTATATGGAGCGAGAACAGGCGTTGCTGATTGTGAAACGGCAGCTGACGGAGCAGCGTTACGAGCATACGCTTGGCGTTGTCGAAACGGCCGTTAA
- the yqeH gene encoding ribosome biogenesis GTPase YqeH: MEPQLRCIGCGAAIQFEDPKKAGYAPKSVLEKETEEVICQRCFRLKHYNEVQDVPLDDRDFLHMLHRIGESKALVVNIVDIFDFNGSFIPGLPRFAADNPILLVGNKADLLPRSVKYPKLLQWMRRMAEELGLRPVDVCLVSAAKGIGMAKVMETIDRYRDGGDVYVVGCTNVGKSTFINRIVEEATGKGNVITTSYFPGTTLDMIEIPLEGGASLYDTPGIINHHQMAHFVDARDLKVITPKREIHPRVYQLNEGQTLFFGGLARLDYIKGGRRSFVCYMANELAIHRTKLEKADTLYTNQLGGLLAPPNKRYAEEFPPLVPRSLSVKERKTDVVFSGLGWVTCNDPGAQLVVHAPKGVDVLIRQSLI, encoded by the coding sequence GTGGAGCCACAACTGCGTTGCATCGGCTGCGGGGCGGCCATCCAGTTTGAAGACCCGAAAAAGGCAGGGTATGCGCCGAAAAGCGTGCTTGAAAAAGAAACGGAAGAGGTGATTTGCCAGCGTTGCTTTCGCCTGAAACATTACAATGAAGTGCAAGATGTGCCGCTTGATGACCGCGATTTTTTGCATATGCTGCATCGCATTGGGGAGTCGAAGGCGCTTGTCGTCAACATCGTCGATATTTTTGACTTTAACGGAAGCTTTATTCCCGGGTTGCCGCGGTTTGCGGCTGACAATCCGATTTTGCTTGTCGGCAATAAGGCCGATTTATTGCCAAGATCGGTCAAATATCCGAAGCTGTTGCAGTGGATGCGCCGCATGGCCGAAGAGCTCGGGCTGCGTCCGGTGGATGTCTGCCTAGTAAGCGCGGCGAAAGGGATCGGCATGGCAAAGGTGATGGAGACGATTGACCGCTACCGCGACGGCGGCGATGTGTATGTCGTCGGTTGCACAAATGTCGGCAAATCGACGTTTATTAACCGGATCGTGGAGGAGGCGACCGGCAAAGGAAACGTCATTACCACATCGTATTTCCCGGGAACGACGCTCGATATGATTGAAATCCCGCTCGAGGGCGGGGCGTCGCTCTATGATACGCCGGGAATCATCAACCATCATCAAATGGCACATTTTGTCGATGCACGCGATTTGAAAGTGATTACGCCGAAACGGGAAATCCATCCGCGCGTCTACCAGCTTAATGAAGGACAAACGCTCTTTTTCGGCGGCTTGGCCCGCCTCGATTACATCAAAGGTGGACGCCGCTCGTTCGTCTGTTATATGGCGAATGAACTGGCCATTCACCGGACAAAGTTGGAGAAAGCAGATACGCTTTACACCAATCAACTCGGCGGCTTGCTCGCCCCGCCAAACAAACGCTATGCAGAGGAATTTCCGCCGCTTGTGCCGCGATCGTTGTCCGTCAAGGAGCGAAAAACGGATGTCGTCTTTTCCGGGCTTGGGTGGGTGACGTGCAATGACCCGGGCGCCCAGCTCGTCGTCCATGCTCCGAAAGGGGTCGATGTATTGATTCGCCAATCGTTGATTTAA
- the sigK gene encoding RNA polymerase sporulation sigma factor SigK, whose translation MSDIFSAFAFLLKELTFLVSYIKNNAFPQPLSPKEEEKYLELMAKGDEQARNRLIEHNLRLVAHIVKKFENTGEEVEDLISIGTIGLIKAIESYSPGKGTKLATYAARCIENEILMHLRSLKKTRKDVSLHEPIGQDKEGNEISLLDILKSEGQDIVDAIQLNMELEQVKRYISVLDEREKEVIVNRFGLGRQREKTQREIAKELGISRSYVSRIEKRALMKMFHEFYRQEKEKRRP comes from the coding sequence GTGTCCGACATTTTTTCAGCGTTTGCCTTTTTATTGAAAGAGCTGACGTTTCTCGTCTCATACATTAAAAACAATGCATTTCCCCAGCCGTTAAGCCCTAAAGAAGAGGAAAAATATTTGGAATTGATGGCCAAAGGCGATGAACAAGCCCGCAATCGGCTCATCGAACATAACTTGCGCCTTGTCGCCCATATTGTAAAAAAATTTGAAAATACAGGAGAGGAAGTAGAAGATTTAATTTCCATCGGCACGATTGGGTTGATTAAAGCGATTGAAAGCTATTCACCCGGCAAAGGGACAAAACTGGCGACATATGCGGCCCGCTGTATTGAAAACGAGATTCTCATGCATTTACGTTCGCTGAAAAAAACGCGCAAAGATGTTTCCCTCCATGAACCGATCGGTCAAGATAAGGAAGGAAATGAAATCAGTCTGCTCGATATTTTAAAATCGGAGGGGCAGGATATCGTCGATGCAATTCAGCTCAACATGGAACTTGAGCAAGTGAAACGATACATCAGTGTGCTTGACGAGCGGGAAAAAGAAGTGATCGTCAACCGGTTTGGCCTCGGCCGGCAGCGCGAGAAAACGCAGCGTGAAATCGCCAAAGAGCTCGGCATCTCAAGAAGCTACGTCTCGCGCATCGAAAAGCGGGCGTTAATGAAAATGTTCCACGAGTTTTACCGGCAGGAAAAAGAAAAGCGCCGGCCATAA
- the aroE gene encoding shikimate dehydrogenase, with protein sequence MESVYGLIGFPVGHSLSPLMHNDAFARLGIPARYHLFSVKREQVGEAIAGVRALGIAGVNVTIPHKMAVIPFLDDIDDHARRIGAVNTIVNENGRLVGYNTDGPGYVRALEEEMEVALDGKRILLIGAGGGARGIYFSLLSTAAERIDIANRTIEKAEQLVRSGEGEGRSAFFSLAEAERRVAEYDIMINTTSVGMHPKEDEQPLSLEGLRPGTIVSDIIYNPLETKWLKEAKARGARVQNGVGMLVYQGALAFEKWTGQWPDVKRMKQLVTAQLRR encoded by the coding sequence ATGGAAAGCGTATACGGGCTAATCGGTTTTCCGGTCGGACACTCGCTGTCGCCGCTCATGCATAACGATGCGTTTGCCCGCCTGGGCATTCCGGCGCGCTATCACTTATTTTCCGTCAAACGGGAGCAAGTCGGCGAGGCCATTGCCGGCGTGCGCGCGCTTGGCATTGCCGGGGTCAATGTAACGATCCCGCATAAGATGGCAGTCATTCCGTTTTTGGATGACATCGATGATCATGCGCGCCGCATCGGGGCAGTGAATACGATCGTCAATGAAAACGGCCGGCTTGTCGGCTACAATACAGACGGGCCCGGCTATGTCCGGGCGCTCGAAGAGGAGATGGAAGTGGCGCTTGACGGCAAGCGGATTTTGCTCATCGGCGCCGGCGGCGGTGCGCGCGGCATTTATTTTTCCCTTCTTTCCACCGCCGCTGAACGAATTGACATCGCCAACCGAACGATCGAAAAAGCGGAACAGCTCGTCCGCAGCGGGGAAGGCGAAGGCCGGTCGGCGTTTTTCTCGCTGGCTGAGGCCGAACGGCGGGTGGCGGAATATGATATTATGATCAATACAACCTCGGTCGGCATGCATCCGAAGGAGGACGAACAGCCGCTTTCCCTTGAAGGGCTGCGGCCGGGGACGATCGTATCGGATATCATTTACAACCCGCTCGAAACGAAGTGGCTGAAGGAAGCGAAAGCGCGCGGCGCCCGCGTGCAAAACGGTGTCGGCATGCTTGTGTACCAAGGGGCGCTTGCGTTTGAAAAATGGACCGGTCAATGGCCGGATGTCAAACGGATGAAACAGCTTGTCACCGCACAATTGAGGAGGTAA
- the yhbY gene encoding ribosome assembly RNA-binding protein YhbY → MLTGKQKRFLRAQAHHVKPIFQVGKGGVTEEMTKQIAAALEARELLKVSVLQNCEEDRYTVAQQLAAGTEAELVQVIGNTIVLYKESKEHKQIVLPD, encoded by the coding sequence ATGTTAACGGGAAAGCAAAAACGGTTTTTGCGGGCCCAAGCCCATCATGTCAAGCCGATTTTTCAAGTCGGCAAAGGCGGCGTCACCGAAGAGATGACGAAACAAATTGCCGCGGCGCTCGAGGCGCGAGAACTGTTAAAAGTGAGTGTTTTGCAAAACTGTGAAGAAGACCGCTACACCGTCGCCCAGCAGCTGGCGGCCGGGACGGAGGCCGAACTCGTGCAAGTGATCGGCAATACGATCGTCTTATACAAAGAGTCGAAAGAACATAAACAAATCGTTTTGCCTGACTGA
- the ytvI gene encoding sporulation integral membrane protein YtvI has protein sequence MKRWIIIALLLAIALWLLPYSVPLLLALATALLLEPSIRRLQENYRLKRAHAVTAIFSLFLVIVGFSLYFLIVILVQQVMALSQKLPYVLSETTKVLDHFIQTWQSYSSSIPQEIIDSLERSVNTVQQMLLSFATNLTQSLVHYIAAIPAFFIHFLVYLIALFLISLDLPRLKQAISRYLSERTRQRLGMVIAQLSKAGVGFIKAQFLFSLITFFLALAGLLLLGIDYAALMALVIVVVDILPILGTGSVLVPWGIISIANGDNTLGIGLIVLFVVITVVRRIIEPKVFSTNLGISPLAALVSVYLGFQLLGFIGLFVGPAIVILVETLVKAGVIKWTVKL, from the coding sequence GTGAAACGTTGGATTATCATCGCGCTGTTGCTCGCCATCGCGTTATGGCTTCTGCCGTACAGCGTGCCGCTTCTGCTGGCGCTCGCCACCGCGCTTCTGTTAGAACCGTCTATTCGCCGCTTGCAAGAGAATTACCGGCTGAAGCGCGCGCACGCCGTGACGGCCATTTTTTCGTTATTTTTAGTTATCGTCGGATTTTCACTTTACTTTTTAATCGTTATTTTGGTTCAGCAAGTGATGGCGCTTTCGCAAAAGCTTCCTTACGTGTTAAGCGAAACGACGAAAGTGCTCGATCATTTCATCCAAACGTGGCAGTCGTATTCTAGCTCGATTCCGCAGGAAATTATTGATTCGCTGGAACGCAGCGTCAATACGGTTCAGCAAATGCTGTTATCGTTTGCGACGAATTTGACGCAGTCGCTTGTCCATTATATTGCTGCCATTCCGGCATTTTTTATCCATTTTTTAGTTTATTTGATTGCTTTGTTTCTCATTTCGCTCGACTTGCCGCGGTTGAAGCAAGCCATAAGCCGCTATTTGTCCGAGCGCACCCGCCAGCGGCTCGGAATGGTCATCGCCCAGTTGAGCAAGGCGGGGGTCGGGTTTATAAAAGCACAGTTTTTGTTCAGCTTAATTACGTTTTTCCTTGCTCTTGCCGGTCTTCTATTATTGGGCATCGACTATGCCGCTTTGATGGCGCTCGTGATTGTCGTCGTCGACATTTTGCCCATTTTAGGAACAGGCTCGGTGCTCGTTCCGTGGGGCATCATTAGCATCGCCAACGGCGACAATACACTCGGCATCGGACTGATCGTGTTGTTTGTCGTCATCACCGTCGTGCGCCGGATCATTGAGCCGAAAGTGTTTTCGACGAATTTAGGCATTTCTCCGCTTGCAGCGCTCGTCAGCGTCTATCTTGGCTTTCAGCTGCTTGGCTTTATCGGGCTGTTTGTCGGTCCGGCTATTGTGATTTTAGTTGAGACACTCGTAAAAGCAGGGGTCATTAAATGGACAGTTAAACTATGA